A DNA window from Arachis duranensis cultivar V14167 chromosome 3, aradu.V14167.gnm2.J7QH, whole genome shotgun sequence contains the following coding sequences:
- the LOC107478892 gene encoding cytochrome P450 71AP13: MSLVTWLKEERLITPFFFISTLIFLILLTKFLFTNNSRNKKKRKSKNNIKNLPPSPPKLPIIGNLHQLGTNPHISLQTLSQKYGPIIHLQLGEVPTVVVSSSKVAKEVLRTHDLALASRPQLYSAKYLFYNCTNVVFSPYGAYWRHIRKICILELLSSKRVQSYSSAREQEAARLVQRVAETYPRTCNLSRMLGLYANDILCRIAFGRDFSVEGEYQRHGFQKMLDEYQELLGGFSVGDFFPSLEFIHGLTGAKSRLKETSRRFDQLFDQILDEHKGCNNNKVDEEKDLVDVLLEVQKNGSHEMPLTTDNIKAIILDMFAAGTDTTFITLDWGMTELLMNPQIMKRAQKEIRDIMGERKVILESDVHQFHYMKAIIKEVFRLHPPVPVLVPRESMEDIVLEGFEIPARTRFFVNAWAIGRDPESWEDPNEFKPERFLGSDVDYKGNDFELIPFGAGRRGCPAIAFAAAVIELGLARLLHSFDWELPHGVKAQDLDLTDVFGISMHRRQNLHVVAKPYFP, encoded by the exons atgtctctTGTCACATGGCTTAAGGAAGAAAGACTTATTACACCATTTTTCTTCATCTCCACACTAATTTTCCTCATTCTATTAACAAAGTTCCTCTTCACAAACAAttcaagaaacaagaaaaaaagaaaatccaaaaacaatataaaaaatctTCCTCCAAGTCCACCAAAACTTCCCATAATTGGAAACCTCCACCAACTAGGCACAAACCCCCACATTTCTCTTCAAACACTTTCACAAAAATATGGGCCAATAATTCACCTTCAACTAGGTGAAGTCCCAACAGTGGTTGTTTCATCATCTAAGGTTGCAAAAGAAGTGCTTAGAACACATGATCTTGCACTTGCAAGCCGTCCACAACTATATTCAGCTAAGTACCTTTTCTACAATTGCACTAATGTTGTGTTCTCTCCCTATGGTGCTTATTGGAGGCATATTAGAAAGATTTGCATACTTGAGCTTCTAAGTTCCAAAAGGGTACAATCATATAGTTCTGCTAGGGAACAAGAAGCTGCTCGTTTAGTTCAAAGG GTCGCAGAGACTTATCCAAGAACTTGTAATCTTTCTAGGATGCTTGGACTGTACGCAAACGATATTCTTTGTCGCATCGCATTCGGAAGAGATTTTTCGGTAGAAGGAGAGTACCAAAGACATGGATTCCAGAAGATGCTTGATGAGTACCAAGAACTACTTGGAGGGTTCAGTGTTGGTGACTTCTTTCCTTCATTGGAGTTCATACATGGCTTAACAGGTGCAAAATCGAGGCTTAAAGAAACTTCTAGAAGATTTGATCAGCTCTTTGATCAGATATTGGATGAACATAAAGGATGTAACAATAATAAGGTGGATGAAGAAAAGGACCTTGTTGATGTTTTGCTTGAAGTTCAGAAGAATGGCTCACATGAAATGCCTCTCACCACTGATAATATTAAAGCAATTATTTTG GACATGTTTGCTGCAGGAACTGATACAACATTCATTACCCTTGATTGGGGAATGACAGAACTTCTAATGAACCCACAAATTATGAAAAGGGcacaaaaagaaataagagacaTCATGGGAGAAAGGAAAGTTATCCTAGAGAGTGATGTTCACCAATTTCACTACATGAAAGCCATAATCAAAGAAGTGTTCCGGCTACACCCTCCGGTGCCGGTTTTAGTCCCGAGAGAATCCATGGAAGACATAGTCCTAGAAGGATTTGAAATCCCGGCAAGAACAAGATTCTTTGTGAATGCTTGGGCTATAGGAAGGGATCCTGAGAGCTGGGAAGATCCTAATGAGTTTAAACCAGAGAGGTTCTTAGGGAGTGATGTTGATTATAAAGGGAATGATTTTGAGTTGATTCCATTTGGAGCAGGGAGAAGAGGGTGTCCGGCGATTGCGTTCGCGGCCGCAGTTATTGAGCTTGGTCTGGCTCGGCTGCTACATAGTTTTGATTGGGAGCTTCCTCATGGTGTTA
- the LOC107478990 gene encoding 3'-5' exonuclease-like, with translation MYRTSRIHRFGNSSSNSISGASKYTINFGGKAIETTVTNKAIIVDQWIEEINVLYAGKSTVVVGLDVEWRPNYSRYMDNNKSATLQLCIDDKCLILQLFYIDNLTLSLKNFLMNPNFAFVGVEVGDDISKIRNEYDLNCGAHADIRELAMEKWPGRFRRPGLKDLAKDVVGLSMKKPKHVSMSNWEARVLSIEQVEYACIDAYASYKIGHKLLMDD, from the coding sequence ATGTATAGAACATCAAGGATCCATAGATTTGGCAATAGTAGTAGTAATAGTATTAGTGGTGCTTCCAAATACACAATCAACTTTGGTGGAAAAGCAATTGAAACAACAGTTACAAACAAAGCCATCATTGTAGATCAATGGATTGAAGAAATCAATGTTCTTTATGCTGGAAAATCAACCGTAGTAGTTGGTTTAGATGTTGAATGGAGGCCAAATTATTCTCGCTACATGGACAACAACAAATCCGCAACATTGCAACTTTGCATTGATGACAAATGCCTAATATTGCAACTCTTCTACATTGACAATTTGACACTTTCTCTCAAGAACTTCCTCATGAACCCTAATTTCGCTTTTGTGGGGGTTGAGGTTGGTGATGATATTTCTAAGATTAGAAATGAGTATGATCTCAATTGTGGTGCACATGCCGATATTAGAGAGCTTGCAATGGAAAAATGGCCCGGCCGGTTTCGCCGGCCGGGGTTGAAGGATCTGGCTAAGGATGTGGTTGGTTTGAGTATGAAGAAGCCTAAGCATGTGAGTATGAGTAATTGGGAAGCTAGGGTTTTAAGCATTGAGCAAGTTGAGTATGCATGCATTGATGCCTATGCTTCTTACAAGATTGGTCACAAGCTTCTCATGGATGATTAA